One genomic region from Arthrobacter sp. FB24 encodes:
- a CDS encoding MarR family winged helix-turn-helix transcriptional regulator — MAVAPETAADLVYQIFDLQRAVRCVAVSNMRGQETGVALQGVLRFVGEGESRATHLAARLGVSAPVLSRHIADLEEHGLVVRRPDPEDGRAQLVALSEAGAAKLHEIEQQRTATLQGYLQDWSEIDAEETAKTLKKLAESLRDSARAKTAGSTEIIPLV; from the coding sequence ATGGCAGTTGCACCAGAAACCGCGGCCGATCTCGTCTACCAGATCTTCGACCTCCAACGAGCGGTCCGCTGCGTTGCAGTCTCGAACATGCGCGGGCAGGAAACCGGGGTGGCGCTCCAGGGCGTCCTCCGCTTCGTGGGGGAGGGGGAGTCCAGGGCCACGCACCTCGCCGCACGGCTCGGTGTCAGCGCTCCCGTCCTGAGCCGGCACATAGCCGATCTTGAAGAGCATGGCCTCGTTGTCCGCCGGCCCGATCCGGAGGACGGGCGTGCGCAGCTGGTGGCGTTGTCGGAGGCTGGTGCGGCCAAGCTGCACGAAATCGAACAGCAGCGCACGGCAACACTCCAGGGCTACCTGCAGGACTGGAGCGAGATCGACGCCGAAGAAACCGCGAAAACCCTGAAAAAACTTGCTGAATCCCTTAGGGACTCAGCCCGGGCAAAGACGGCCGGATCCACCGAAATCATTCCACTCGTTTAG
- a CDS encoding P-II family nitrogen regulator — protein sequence MKLVTAIVRPEKIETVRAALEGFGVNGMTVSPASGYGQQRGHVEVYRGTEYNSDLLPKVRVEVLVTEEAMDGVMAAIEAGASTGRFGDGKIWTVSVSDAVRVRTGERGPSAID from the coding sequence ATGAAACTCGTCACGGCCATCGTCCGGCCGGAAAAGATTGAGACGGTCCGGGCCGCCCTTGAGGGGTTCGGGGTCAACGGCATGACGGTGAGCCCGGCAAGCGGCTATGGCCAGCAGCGAGGCCATGTGGAGGTCTACCGGGGAACCGAATACAACTCGGACCTCCTGCCGAAGGTCCGGGTGGAGGTGCTGGTGACGGAGGAGGCCATGGACGGCGTGATGGCGGCCATCGAAGCCGGGGCCAGCACCGGCCGTTTCGGTGACGGAAAGATCTGGACCGTTTCCGTTTCCGACGCCGTCCGGGTGCGGACGGGGGAGCGAGGCCCCTCGGCCATCGACTAA
- a CDS encoding amino acid transporter, with product MTTLTRPPADPSDRFTRKPHRLRSWLLEGMPEGSGKRQGPHGQPQANHTPQPWWKVMCLTGVDYFSTLGYQPAIAALAAGMVSPLATVVLVAVTLLGALPVYRRVASESPRGEGSIAMLERLLPRWGGKLFVLALLGFAATDFMITITLSAADASAHAIENPFAPDFLHGQEVAITLALIAGLGIVFLRGFKEAINVAVILVAVFLLLNAVVVLVGIAHVFSEAHVVTDWWAALNQQHGNPLVMIGIALLVFPKLALGLSGFETGVAVMPQIQGSPDDTEAKPDGRIRGAHKLLTTAALIMSGFLIASSFITTFLIPAAEFQPGGKANGRALAFLAHQYMGDGFGTVYDISTIAILWFAGASAMAGLLNLVPRYLPRFGMAPAWTRAVRPLVLVFTAVAFLITVVFEANVEAQGGAYATGVLVLMTSASIAVTLSARRRHQRGRTFAFGAIAVVFLYTTVANVVERPDGLKIAALFILGIVVVSFASRVRRSFELRATHIRLDERALEFMAANEEGPIRLIAHEPKHLSAARYRAKLEHAQLANHLPVDSDAIFIEILVDDSSDFEQELMVTGKIRHGFRILEIHSNNVPNTLAAVLLHLRDVTGLMPHIYFRWTEGNPLTNLTRFLLFGEGEIAPVTREVLREAEPDVTRRPWVHVG from the coding sequence GTGACCACGCTCACCAGGCCGCCGGCCGACCCCTCGGACAGGTTCACCCGCAAGCCCCACCGACTGCGGAGCTGGCTGCTGGAGGGCATGCCCGAAGGATCCGGCAAACGCCAGGGGCCGCACGGCCAGCCGCAGGCGAACCACACCCCCCAGCCCTGGTGGAAAGTCATGTGCCTCACCGGCGTCGACTACTTCTCCACTCTTGGCTACCAGCCGGCCATTGCCGCACTCGCCGCTGGAATGGTCTCCCCGCTTGCCACCGTGGTCCTGGTGGCGGTGACGCTCCTCGGCGCGCTTCCGGTGTATCGCCGGGTGGCCTCGGAGAGTCCCCGCGGCGAAGGCTCCATCGCCATGCTGGAACGGCTCCTGCCACGATGGGGCGGCAAGCTGTTCGTCCTGGCGCTCCTGGGATTCGCCGCCACGGACTTCATGATCACCATCACCCTCTCGGCAGCGGATGCCAGCGCCCACGCCATCGAAAACCCGTTCGCCCCGGACTTCCTGCACGGCCAGGAAGTGGCCATCACGCTGGCACTGATTGCCGGCCTGGGCATAGTATTCCTCCGCGGTTTCAAGGAAGCCATCAACGTGGCCGTCATCCTGGTGGCAGTATTCCTGCTGCTTAACGCGGTAGTGGTGCTGGTGGGCATCGCGCATGTATTCAGCGAAGCCCACGTTGTCACCGACTGGTGGGCCGCCCTCAACCAGCAGCACGGCAACCCGCTGGTGATGATCGGCATCGCGCTGCTGGTCTTCCCCAAACTCGCCCTTGGCCTGTCCGGCTTCGAAACGGGAGTTGCCGTCATGCCCCAGATCCAGGGCAGCCCGGACGACACTGAAGCAAAGCCCGACGGCCGGATCCGCGGCGCGCACAAGCTCCTGACCACTGCCGCCCTGATCATGAGCGGGTTCCTCATTGCGTCCAGCTTCATCACCACGTTCCTGATCCCGGCCGCTGAGTTTCAACCGGGGGGCAAGGCCAACGGCCGCGCCCTGGCCTTCCTGGCCCACCAGTACATGGGCGACGGTTTCGGGACCGTGTACGACATCAGCACCATCGCCATCCTCTGGTTCGCCGGGGCGTCCGCGATGGCGGGGCTCCTCAACCTGGTGCCGCGCTACCTTCCACGCTTTGGCATGGCGCCGGCCTGGACCCGCGCCGTGCGGCCGCTGGTACTCGTGTTCACCGCCGTCGCCTTCCTCATCACGGTGGTGTTCGAGGCCAACGTCGAAGCACAGGGCGGCGCATACGCCACCGGCGTGCTGGTGCTGATGACCTCCGCATCCATCGCCGTCACCTTGTCCGCCCGGCGCCGACACCAACGCGGCCGGACGTTCGCCTTCGGTGCGATCGCCGTCGTCTTCCTCTACACAACGGTGGCGAACGTAGTGGAGCGCCCCGACGGCCTGAAGATCGCGGCGTTGTTCATCCTCGGCATTGTGGTGGTCAGCTTCGCATCCCGCGTCCGGCGGTCGTTCGAACTTCGCGCCACCCACATCCGGCTTGACGAACGGGCCCTGGAGTTCATGGCAGCCAACGAAGAGGGGCCCATCCGGCTGATTGCGCACGAACCCAAACACCTCAGCGCAGCGAGGTACCGGGCCAAGCTGGAACATGCCCAGCTGGCCAACCACCTGCCCGTGGACAGCGATGCCATTTTCATCGAGATCCTGGTGGACGACAGTTCAGACTTCGAACAGGAGCTCATGGTCACCGGGAAAATCCGGCACGGCTTCCGCATCCTTGAGATCCATAGCAACAACGTGCCCAACACCCTGGCGGCCGTCCTGCTCCACCTCCGTGACGTCACGGGCCTGATGCCGCATATCTACTTCCGCTGGACCGAGGGCAACCCGCTGACCAACCTGACCCGGTTCCTGTTGTTTGGCGAGGGT
- a CDS encoding ammonium transporter → MNISLLNVGMAVDPTALDPGATAWMLAASALVLLMTPGLAFFYGGLVRMKSVLNIMMMSFGAMGVVAVVWALWGYGLAFGPDTMAGLVGDPFTNPGLSGLAGSIGGKAPGLPDMVFIGFQATFAIITVALISGAVAERVRFGPWLLFAALWVTLVYAPIAHWVWGGGLFGATGIVGSKISALDFAGGTVVHMNAGIAGLMLAVVLGKRLGFMKDPNIRPHNLPFVMLGAGLLWFGWFGFNAGSELAADAIAGLAWTNTLLATSAALLGWLLVERLRDGHATSLGAASGAVAGLVAVTPACGFVDPVGAILIGAVAGAVCALAVGLKFRIGLDDSLDVVAVHFVGGLWGTLSLGFFAVPSAKTEGGLFYGGGLTQFWPQVLTALIVTAWSAIMTTLIGYAIHKTMGMRVSEANERSGIDVTEHAETAYELLMVGGTFHPGEQHGKSVAADAADPGAETVAAGTEQSQHERGRVRT, encoded by the coding sequence ATGAACATCTCTCTACTCAATGTGGGAATGGCAGTGGATCCCACGGCACTCGATCCAGGCGCCACGGCATGGATGCTGGCTGCTTCCGCCCTGGTTCTGCTGATGACGCCCGGCCTGGCCTTCTTCTACGGGGGCCTGGTACGGATGAAATCCGTCCTGAACATCATGATGATGAGCTTCGGCGCCATGGGCGTTGTTGCCGTCGTCTGGGCGCTGTGGGGCTACGGGCTGGCATTCGGGCCCGACACCATGGCCGGGCTCGTCGGGGATCCATTCACCAACCCCGGGCTGAGCGGACTGGCCGGCAGCATCGGCGGCAAGGCACCCGGACTCCCGGACATGGTCTTCATCGGGTTCCAAGCTACGTTCGCCATCATCACTGTCGCGCTGATCAGTGGCGCCGTGGCCGAGCGGGTCAGGTTCGGACCGTGGCTGCTTTTCGCCGCCTTATGGGTGACCCTCGTCTACGCTCCGATCGCGCACTGGGTGTGGGGCGGCGGGCTCTTCGGCGCCACGGGCATCGTGGGCAGCAAAATCTCGGCGCTCGACTTCGCCGGCGGAACCGTCGTGCACATGAACGCGGGCATCGCGGGGCTGATGCTCGCCGTCGTGCTCGGGAAGCGCCTTGGATTCATGAAGGACCCCAACATCCGCCCGCACAACCTGCCGTTCGTGATGCTCGGAGCCGGGCTTCTGTGGTTCGGCTGGTTCGGCTTCAACGCAGGCTCTGAACTAGCCGCCGATGCCATCGCCGGGCTGGCCTGGACCAACACCCTGCTGGCCACCAGCGCGGCGCTGCTGGGCTGGCTGCTTGTCGAGCGGCTCCGGGACGGCCACGCCACTTCCCTCGGTGCCGCATCAGGGGCTGTGGCGGGCTTGGTCGCAGTCACCCCGGCCTGCGGCTTCGTCGATCCTGTCGGCGCCATCCTGATCGGGGCCGTGGCGGGCGCAGTCTGCGCGCTCGCGGTGGGCCTCAAGTTCCGGATCGGCCTCGACGACTCCCTTGACGTGGTGGCAGTGCACTTCGTTGGCGGGCTGTGGGGCACGCTCTCGCTGGGATTCTTCGCCGTGCCGTCCGCGAAGACCGAGGGCGGGCTTTTCTACGGCGGGGGCCTGACGCAGTTCTGGCCGCAGGTCCTCACGGCGCTGATCGTCACAGCCTGGAGCGCCATCATGACCACGCTGATCGGATACGCCATCCACAAGACGATGGGCATGCGGGTGTCCGAAGCCAACGAACGCTCCGGCATCGACGTCACCGAGCATGCCGAAACTGCCTACGAGCTGCTCATGGTGGGCGGGACCTTCCACCCCGGCGAACAGCACGGCAAGTCCGTTGCGGCCGACGCGGCCGATCCTGGCGCGGAAACTGTCGCGGCCGGCACGGAGCAGAGCCAGCATGAGCGGGGCAGGGTGCGGACATGA
- the speB gene encoding agmatinase encodes MEELRIEANGNLGPIDSSRIPRYAGAATYARLPRLDQVAKADITVVGVPFDSGVSYRPGARFGANHVREASRLLRPYNPAWDVSPFENVQVADAGDMAVNPFNINEAIETIQQNALDLTAGGSKLVTLGGDHTIALPLLRAAAERAGEPVAMLHFDAHLDTWDTYFGAEYTHGTPFRRAVEEGILDTEAISHIGTRGPLYGKKDLDDDHRFGFGIVTSADVYYQGVLETVAKVRDRIGNRPLYISVDIDVLDPAHAPGTGTPEAGGMTSRELLEIIRGFRGMNLVGADIVEVAPAYDHAEITGVAASHVAYELVTLMADSAVEGNRFGAANGYAAQALGQGERRQAGFAAAAAQRVETGVSP; translated from the coding sequence TTGGAAGAGCTGCGCATCGAGGCCAACGGCAACCTTGGCCCCATCGATTCATCCCGTATTCCCCGTTATGCAGGGGCCGCAACCTACGCCCGCCTGCCCCGGCTGGACCAGGTGGCCAAGGCGGACATCACGGTGGTGGGAGTGCCCTTCGATTCCGGCGTCTCCTACCGCCCGGGTGCCCGCTTCGGCGCCAACCATGTCCGTGAGGCCAGCCGGCTGCTGCGCCCCTACAACCCCGCGTGGGACGTCAGCCCCTTCGAAAACGTCCAGGTCGCGGACGCCGGAGACATGGCCGTCAACCCGTTCAACATCAATGAGGCCATCGAAACCATCCAGCAGAATGCCCTCGACCTGACCGCAGGCGGCAGCAAGCTGGTCACCCTCGGCGGGGACCACACCATTGCGCTGCCGCTGCTGCGGGCCGCCGCCGAGCGCGCCGGTGAACCGGTGGCCATGCTGCACTTCGATGCCCACTTGGACACCTGGGACACCTACTTCGGAGCCGAATATACCCATGGCACGCCGTTCCGCCGCGCTGTCGAGGAAGGCATCCTGGATACCGAGGCCATCAGCCACATCGGCACCCGCGGCCCGCTGTACGGCAAGAAAGACCTCGACGACGACCACCGCTTCGGCTTCGGCATCGTCACTTCCGCGGATGTTTACTACCAGGGCGTCCTGGAAACCGTGGCCAAGGTCCGCGACCGCATCGGCAACAGGCCGCTGTACATTTCCGTTGACATCGACGTCCTGGACCCCGCGCATGCGCCGGGCACCGGCACGCCGGAAGCCGGCGGCATGACCAGCCGTGAACTGCTGGAGATCATCCGCGGCTTCCGCGGCATGAACCTTGTGGGTGCGGACATCGTGGAGGTGGCTCCGGCCTATGACCACGCCGAAATCACCGGAGTCGCGGCCAGCCATGTAGCCTACGAACTCGTCACCCTGATGGCGGACTCCGCCGTCGAGGGCAACAGGTTCGGCGCCGCCAACGGCTACGCCGCGCAGGCCCTCGGGCAGGGAGAACGGCGCCAGGCAGGTTTCGCCGCGGCGGCTGCCCAGCGCGTCGAAACCGGCGTCTCCCCGTGA
- a CDS encoding thiamine pyrophosphate-binding protein, which produces MTGVRNGGDLVVETLEALGAKTVFGIPGQHALGLFDAMGRGNLHFVSSRVENNSAFAADGYSRATGEVGVLFLSTGPGALTSLAGLQEAYATGVPMVVVASQIPLDGLGARRKGMLHQLDDQKASAANVTKSQRLIQHASGIPSAIQDAWTEAISSPQGPVWLEIPQNVLLDPIMVPPVEDALAEAADNPPRVELVREAVKWLSTAQRPAIIAGGGTRRGRAEKSLLSIAEKLRAPVICTPGGNGAFPWNHELSLQSWIEDRYMTDLLEDADVLIVIGSSLGEVTSNYFTFEPRGRIIQIDAEPRVLESNRPGLGIRADAGQALAALDAALVVEPDETRPDWHGASPEALVRESLAKVKARLESQDLGKELKFMADIREAVPADMQTFWDMTISAYWGWSCWDAREGQFHSAQGAGGLGFGFPAAIGGAVGLETTGMPGRVLAVSGDGSAMYSISELATAKQHNVPVTWLIVDDGGYGILREYMVGAFGKATATELARPDFVKLAEAFGVPAVRVAPENVGDALKAGFAADGPNVVVVETLLKMFGPTHLGV; this is translated from the coding sequence GTGACCGGCGTCCGCAACGGCGGGGACCTCGTCGTCGAAACCCTTGAAGCACTGGGGGCGAAGACAGTCTTCGGCATCCCGGGCCAGCACGCGCTGGGCCTTTTCGATGCGATGGGCCGGGGAAACCTGCACTTCGTGTCCTCGCGGGTGGAAAACAACTCGGCTTTCGCCGCGGACGGCTACTCCCGTGCCACGGGCGAGGTGGGCGTGTTGTTCCTGTCCACCGGTCCGGGCGCGCTGACGTCCCTGGCGGGGCTGCAGGAAGCCTACGCCACGGGTGTGCCCATGGTGGTGGTGGCCAGCCAGATTCCGCTGGACGGACTCGGTGCGCGCCGCAAGGGCATGCTGCACCAGCTCGATGACCAGAAGGCCTCGGCCGCGAATGTCACCAAGAGCCAGCGGTTGATCCAGCACGCATCCGGGATCCCCTCGGCCATACAGGATGCCTGGACAGAGGCGATTTCCTCGCCGCAGGGCCCCGTCTGGCTGGAGATCCCGCAGAACGTGCTGCTGGATCCCATCATGGTCCCGCCGGTTGAGGACGCCCTCGCCGAAGCGGCGGACAACCCGCCGCGGGTGGAGCTTGTCCGCGAGGCCGTGAAATGGCTGTCGACGGCGCAACGTCCGGCCATCATCGCGGGCGGCGGCACGCGCCGCGGCCGGGCCGAGAAATCGCTGCTCTCGATTGCCGAAAAGCTCCGGGCGCCGGTGATCTGCACCCCCGGCGGCAACGGCGCGTTCCCGTGGAACCATGAGCTCTCGCTGCAGTCCTGGATCGAGGACCGATACATGACGGACCTGCTCGAGGATGCGGACGTTCTGATCGTCATCGGTTCCTCCCTCGGCGAGGTCACGTCCAACTACTTCACGTTCGAGCCGCGCGGCCGGATCATCCAGATCGACGCCGAACCGCGGGTCCTGGAGTCCAACCGGCCCGGCCTGGGCATCCGCGCCGACGCCGGCCAGGCCCTCGCCGCGCTGGATGCCGCCCTGGTTGTCGAGCCTGACGAAACCAGGCCCGACTGGCACGGTGCATCACCCGAAGCGCTGGTCAGGGAATCCCTGGCCAAGGTCAAAGCCCGGCTGGAGTCCCAGGACCTCGGCAAGGAACTGAAGTTCATGGCGGACATCCGCGAGGCGGTGCCGGCGGACATGCAGACCTTCTGGGACATGACCATTTCCGCGTACTGGGGCTGGAGCTGCTGGGACGCCCGCGAGGGCCAGTTCCATTCCGCCCAGGGCGCCGGCGGACTGGGCTTCGGCTTCCCCGCGGCCATCGGGGGGGCCGTGGGGCTGGAGACAACGGGCATGCCCGGGCGTGTGCTCGCAGTGTCCGGTGACGGTTCGGCCATGTATTCCATCTCCGAACTGGCCACCGCCAAGCAGCACAACGTCCCGGTCACCTGGCTGATCGTGGACGACGGCGGCTATGGCATCCTCCGCGAGTACATGGTGGGCGCCTTCGGCAAGGCCACCGCCACCGAACTGGCCCGGCCCGACTTCGTCAAACTCGCCGAAGCCTTCGGTGTCCCGGCCGTCCGGGTGGCCCCGGAGAATGTGGGGGACGCACTGAAGGCGGGCTTCGCGGCGGACGGACCGAACGTCGTCGTGGTCGAAACCCTGCTGAAGATGTTCGGCCCCACCCACCTGGGCGTCTGA